From a single Couchioplanes caeruleus genomic region:
- a CDS encoding sugar phosphate isomerase/epimerase family protein, whose amino-acid sequence MSTLRYGYGTNGFANHRLAEAIAVLADLGYCGVALTLDHDHLDPYAPGLARDIAAVADQLRDRHLGVVIETGARYLLDPWRKHAPTLLHDDRKVRLDFLRRAVAIGADLGAEAVSFWAGVRPPDVAGRTAWSRLVDGCAELTAAAAGAGIPLGFEPEPGMLVEDLAGWHRLRAELGAPAGFGLTLDIGHVRCLEPGPVPQVVAEAVPYLVNVQIDDMRRGVHEHLEFGRGEIHFPPVLRALIDGGYRGLVAVELPRHSHAAPTVARESLAFLRAAEAEGER is encoded by the coding sequence ATGAGCACGCTGCGGTACGGCTACGGCACCAACGGCTTCGCCAACCACCGCCTCGCCGAGGCCATCGCCGTGCTCGCCGACCTCGGCTACTGCGGGGTCGCGCTCACCCTCGACCACGACCACCTCGACCCGTACGCGCCCGGGCTGGCCCGGGACATCGCGGCGGTCGCCGATCAGCTGCGCGACCGGCACCTCGGCGTGGTGATCGAGACCGGTGCCCGCTACCTGCTGGACCCGTGGCGCAAGCACGCGCCGACGCTGCTGCACGACGACCGCAAGGTACGCCTGGACTTCCTGCGCCGGGCCGTGGCGATCGGCGCCGACCTGGGCGCCGAGGCGGTGTCGTTCTGGGCCGGCGTACGGCCGCCCGACGTGGCCGGGCGCACCGCCTGGTCCCGCCTGGTCGACGGCTGCGCCGAGCTCACCGCGGCCGCCGCCGGGGCGGGGATCCCGCTCGGCTTCGAGCCCGAGCCCGGGATGCTCGTCGAGGACCTCGCCGGGTGGCACCGGCTGCGCGCCGAGCTGGGCGCGCCCGCCGGGTTCGGGCTCACCCTCGACATCGGGCACGTGCGCTGCCTGGAGCCCGGCCCGGTGCCGCAGGTCGTCGCCGAGGCCGTGCCGTACCTGGTCAACGTGCAGATCGACGACATGCGCCGGGGCGTGCACGAGCACCTGGAGTTCGGCCGCGGCGAGATCCACTTCCCGCCGGTGCTGCGCGCCCTCATCGACGGCGGGTATCGCGGGCTGGTCGCCGTCGAGCTGCCGCGTCACTCGCACGCGGCGCCCACCGTGGCCCGCGAGTCGCTCGCGTTCCTGCGGGCGGCCGAGGCGGAGGGGGAGCGGTGA